tacctgacgggaggggttttggtggaccaatcacagcgcttacggtccgcgtagagccgacgcgctgttagaaattttgtgaggtgcgcgtcaggctacgcagagctacgcacaggctacggatagcctacgccgtagctacgccgtaggacctacgcacgactataaatcgccctttacagTGCAGCCAGAGCAAATCTGTGCAGACCATCAGAGATGCAAAAGCAAAGTACAAAAGAGAGATGGAGGACCACTTTACAAACAATGACCCACAACGACTCTGGCAAGGGGATTCAGCACCTCACAAACTACAAAAGCAACACTCACAAGATGCCAATGCCTCTCTAGCAGAAGAACTCAACTGCTCTTTGTTTGATTCGAGGTAAAATCGTCAGAGACCGTCACACCACACCCACCCCCAACACGGAAAATGCATCCAGGATTTGTCCGGGATTGGTTGATTTTGGGTTAATTCACTCTGTCAATGATTTTTCAGAATCTGTTTGTGCGTTCACACCGTAAAGATCCTGTAAAGACACCTGACGTGTTTAACCCTTATGTTCTGGGTCAATTTGACCCTTTTTGATTTTAAAGCTGTCGGATAAACCAGTTAacctgtgattttttttcttgaaattttgtgactttttctcatttatggccatgaacatgcatggaAAGTTTGGACATGCTGATATGCTTTGAAGtaccaaaataattttgtaacgattttgaggttttgttttgttcaaaagcaactgtatagacctaaatgaaatatttatttttagtgtttgttttggtgttttactatcttgaaatggggaaaaaatgCTTCTTCTCACTTTTATAGTACTGAAAAAGACTTTTACAGACACAGTTGGTAAAAGTGAGCTATCATTTCTATTCacaatgtatatgaaatactacttAAGTTACTGTTTTCTTCCAGacattttgtcactttttttctcatttagggTCATGAAAatgcatgcaaagttaggaTGCACTGATGTGTTtagaagtgtttttttttttttagcacaaataatgatttttgttACGATTTTGATGTttgcgggtcaatttgacccatatttgtTTGTTCCAAGGCAACTTGTATAGACACAAATTAAAgacatttattgcgtttatgTTGGTGTTTTACTACTCTGGAAAGGGAAAAGTGAGCTTTTTCTTACTATTTTCAGTACTGATAaagaaaagtaaatgtgaactatcatttctattttcaatgtatatgaaatactatGTAAAGCAGATGAATTCAGACCCACAAAAAATCCAGAGGTGAACACAGGTGATGCCAGCTGTgccccacaaaacatgacaccaaaataagcaccatttgtgtaaaatgcaagAAGTCAGAAAGCACATGCTTGATGTGTGCACATCATATAAACAGGGATTTCTTGAATTTGTACAATGAGCCTCAAGAACAAAAGATGAGCatatttagaaaaataaaagcttaatttaatttcacagcaatattaaattgtttatttaggatgttttaaacataggtatgtaaaaaaaacatgttgaattaaaatttaaaatgttgcaacagtttttgttaaaaattgtggttaaatgcattttttttaaatcatactttttaattttaagtGTTTGTAATGTGTGAGAAATACTGATACTAAAATCCTGTTCATACCTAATtccttcttgtttttcataatTTGATATTTAAGGAATAGCATTGAATCCaatgcgggtcaatttgacccgctcCATCAAAATCTTCACACAAATCGAACACAATACAAGggttaaagtcctgcacttggtaggttttttctgcagcatctgaagtttgcttattatctgttatttctctctccaggaACCACTTTTTTGTTTAcgataagactataaaggagcgtGTGACGTGCTATTTTTATGCTGCTAAATGATCTTAGCTTCAGACACTTTTATGGGTAtttgctgtgtgaatgaggttcaTGTGAGGATGCTCTGTACTGACCACAGCTCTGCGTTTAATGCAGTCATCCCTGACAGACTACTAGCCAAACTGCTAGACTAAGGTCTCTCCTCATCTTTCTGCCAATGGATCTTCCTGACCAACCGCCCCCAAATGGTTAGATTATTTCTCCTCCACCCTAACATTCAGCACATTTCTGCACATTGTGTGAATATTCCCGCCGTACCTTACTGTATAACACATCTATATATAGTTTAACACTTGAATTCCACTGTACAACTTGTAATATTGGGTTAAATGTTTATGCAGTACATTACTTTGTATTATGCGATAACTATTATGATGTGCAATAAGACCCTGCTGTATATATTTATGTCTCCCACAAACACTGAGGCACTCCGCTATGTCCCAGCAGCCAGAGATTTGATCCCATGGCCTACACGCTATACCACTGCCTGAATCACTTCAAGCTTTTCATTGATTCTGATGCATGAAATCCTGCAGCATATTGGGGCAATGACAAACCTACATGGGAGACACTCATTTGCTGAATGGAACGATCTTGGGACAATTTGATtgacaaacacatacacaaagaAAATTATATCAACTTATCATAGACAAAGTAACAGGAAGCCTCTGGATGGCGCATGTGCTTCAAGATGATCAAAACAACTACTTTATACAACACTTCACAAGTCCTTCAGTGATGTTCATTTAATTCAAGCGATTTAACAAAGTGTCTGTTTAAAACACAGAAGACGCCCTCGACCTGTCAATAAACATTAAACGAGAAAAACTCATGAAAACCATAAGCAGCTTCATCCAGCGGCTGATGATTATCTTGAATTTTATATGATGAtgccaaaataaacttttgttcACACGtgtttaagtttcaatatataGCTGTGAGCCTCTGCTCTGTAATTATATTGTTCTCATCGCGCCAATGTGTTTTAATACTCCagttttattgtaaatgttAGAAGAGAAAACACACGCCAGCGGCTCGTGGAGGTGCATAGACACTGAGCTGTACCGGTTGAGTCTATATGGTTCTCATGTGCTGTGTAAAAGCGCCGCGAGCTCTGCTACTCATCATTACTgatattttgtttactgtttgatCCTACATACGCGTAAAGAAATGGCAGAAACCGCCCCAGCTGTTGCCGCAGCGCCGGCCAAAGCGCCTAAAAAGAAATCCGCTGCAAAAGCAAAGAAAACGGGACCAAGCGTGGGTGACCTCATCGTCAAAGCTGTCTCGGCCTCCAAGGAGAGGAACGGCGTCTCTCTCGCCGCCCTGAAGAAAGCGCTCGCCGCCGGTGGCTACGACGTGGAGAAGAAAAACGCCCGCGTCAAGATCGCCATCAAGAACTTGGTCACTAAAGGCACCCTGGTCCAGACCAAAGGGATCGGCGCTTCCGGGTCTTTCAAACTGAACAAAAAGCAGGCAGAGACCAAGGCAAAACCAGCGAAGAAAGCCGCTCCTAAAGCAAAGAAGCCCGCAGCCAAGAAACCCGCCGCTGCCAAGAAGCCCAAGACTGCAGCGACAATGAAGACCGCCGCTAAGAAATCACCCAAGAAAGCAGCGAAGAAGCCAGC
The DNA window shown above is from Paramisgurnus dabryanus chromosome 23, PD_genome_1.1, whole genome shotgun sequence and carries:
- the LOC135788206 gene encoding histone H1-like encodes the protein MAETAPAVAAAPAKAPKKKSAAKAKKTGPSVGDLIVKAVSASKERNGVSLAALKKALAAGGYDVEKKNARVKIAIKNLVTKGTLVQTKGIGASGSFKLNKKQAETKAKPAKKAAPKAKKPAAKKPAAAKKPKTAATMKTAAKKSPKKAAKKPAATAAAKKATKSPKKAKKPAAPKKAAKSPKKAKVAKPKTAKPKAAKPKKAAPKKK